The genomic DNA AATTGGAAATCCTACGAGGAAACAGAAGAACGTATTCGTGCCATGGATGGTACAGAAGAACTGTTTGGCCTCACTAGTATAAGTGCATCTCAACTAAGTCGTCGAGTCAATGCCTTACCTTCGGTCCTGCCACGGCAGTTATTTCTTGATGCTGTTACCCAGTTGAATAAATTGACGAGTAACAGAAAAGGGATCCCTTCTTTGGGCCGTCTGCATCTCGTAGATTCCTCTTCTCTGCTTCTTGGACCTACACTAGGAAAATGGACGTATTTTACAAAGCATAGTAATTGCGTGAAGCTACATACTCGGATTGTGATAACCGATCCCGGCACAGCTTATCCCGACATGGTCATTCCTTCTACAGGTAATGTGGATGATCGTGAAGTCATGCTTAATCTCGTGGTAGACCCTCATGCGACCCATGTGATGGACCGTGGCTATGTGGATTACAAAAAAATGGACCATTGGGTGGAAAACCGGATTCCATTCGCCATGCGTATCCAAGCTGGGCATAAGGCGAACATGATAAAATCCTATGAAGTTCCCGATGGCAGTAGGGTTAAGCTAGACGCCTTAGTCGTCATGGGGAGTAGTTTTAGATCCATGGAACAGCCCCTTCGTCTTGTGGAATTCATGGATGAAGAAGGGAAAGAGTACCGTGTAGTAACCAATCGTTGGGATTTGAAAGCTGAAGAAGTAACTGAATTGTACCGGCACCGTTGGATGATTGAACTGTTTTTTAAGTGGATGAAACAACATCTACGCCTAGTTAAACTACAAAGTACCCAACCTCAAGGAATCTGGAATCAGATTTTCTTTGCTATGGCGGCGTACTGTGTCACTTTATATGTTAGGTTAGTTGAGGATAATAAGAAAACAACCTGGAAAGTACTCACCCTTCTTCGCGTCCATGCCGAAAGGACATGGGAAAGTTTTCTCAATGAGTTACACCGGTTACCACAAAGAACATCTAAAGGAAGACAAAAGAGCCATCACCCGCCAAATGAAATTGAACTTCATGATGCAGGTGTGGCAATTGTAAAACAGGTGGGGGTAAGTACTAGTTCAATGGCAAAATATAAAAAACAAAGAAAATAACATCCATTTTTTGGATAACTGGGTTCAAATATAACCCCCTTAACTTTTTGGCTCAAAGTCGAAAAATACATCTGTAAAAATTATACATAAAATCCATAAAAAGTAAATACGTTGTATCCTTGTGGATATTTTTGCAATGGTAATGGATATTTTTCCGTTAAATGCAGAATGGAGCTTGTTATGGGGGTAAATAAGAGGAGTTTTTCCGGTTACGCAATGAAAAATCACTTCTTTTCGATTTTTTTGAGCCAATAGGCGGAATCTCTTGTCTATTTTATTGTTTTTTAATAAAAATTATTAATTAAGTGGAATTTCTCCGACTATTTCTCCACTCGGGTGCTTTAAAAAACTACGACCCATCATAAACCAAAAATAAATCTGTTAAGTTTATTCCGAACTTTTCTTATTTGTCAGTATATAACCACATACAAGTACAACTGCAATGACTGCAGAAATTACCGAATATCTTAAAATAGAAAAGAAATACTCTGGGTAAGGGGTAACCGTAAATGTAGTCATCCCGTCCACATCTATCGTGTTTTGTTCCCTTTTCATAAAAATAATTAATAAAAAGAAAGAACCTATAAATGAATATATCCCCGTTTTCACTAAAATTTTCTCCATGAGATAATCCCTCCAGAAAATTTTGCAATCTCACCATTAAATTTTTCCATAATTATCCTTAAAGTACTTAATAGGAATAAAACAAATCGATTTCATTCCCCATCATCACCGATCTTTCCAACATAATCGATTAAAAAGTGCAAAATTATGAGGGGGACAATCGAGTCTAATCCGATATATAAAATGGCGAAAAACAAACCAATCAATGAAGTTTTAATGACATTCAAAATTCCTTGGTATGTGTGGGCCAAACCAAATATCAAGGAGGAAAAGATCAACACGGGCCAAATGGAAAGACCCGGAAATAGCTGAAAAAGGGCAAAAATTAGAAAGCCTCGGTAAATGATTTCTTCCGTGATTCCCGCTGTCCAAGACACATACGTCCATACACGTTTGTCTTCTTTCGAATGTGGCAAAATATCTTTGAACGCGATTTTCTCATGCTCTCTTTTCTTTAGCTCGGCAATGTCGGCTCTCATTTTAATACTAACCTTTGAACCTACTAAATAATATATGAGACTAACCAGATAAATCCCCGCTAATCCGAAAGAACAATACGTGACCCAAGGTCCTAAAGTTGATGTATTAATGGTGATTCCTTTAAAGCCGATGTCTTGGAAGTTCAAAGGACCAAATGCTGTTATTGTTAGGATCAGAACGGTCGGAATCCATAGTCCGAGCATAACCTTCTTATAATACTTCACTCTCTCCAATGGATATTGTGCGACTCTCCGTTTAAATTTCTGATAATCAAAATAACCATAGACGGGTTCGTACGCCATGAGAAATAGAAGGACCATCCAATAGAAAATACTCAATGATTTCCTCTCCCTTGATTCACTAGTTTGTAAAAGGCACGTTCATCATCGACGGTAAAAAAGATACGTTGAATGCTCTTGTTTTTCTCATGGATAGGCTCTGCTAAAACGATTTCAAAAGTGGGTTCGTCAAAGCCTAATAACGAGAGGTCGAGCACCTCTTTCTTTTTTCGGTCATTCTCAAAGTTCATTTTCCCACTCTTGATTTCTAAGATATTTGAAAGTCGAATTTGAACAGTTGGGCGAAGACCTACTTTTATGATGAGTTCGTCATGTTGAATGAGGATTGGATTCTTAGTGACAGCGTGTAAATCAAGGATGAGGAAAAGAATAGTCGATACCGATAAAAATAGATGAATCCAGTGAAGAACGGGGCTCCATTTATATAATAAAAATGAGACTCCGACCGTTTCTACGACGCAAACACATATCATCGCTATGATAAAGCCGGTATAACCTGACTCTTTATGATAGGAAAAATGTCGATTAGCGAATGCCGTCTCCATTACCCTCCCCCTCCTCTCACTACGATTTGGTGAAGCTTTTTCAAAATTTCGTGATACTTGATAATATCCTCTTCTGGAAGCTGCAGAAAGTATTTTTCTAACACCCTTTCATCAATCGCAGTCATTTCGTTAAAAAAGGCCTCTCCCTTTTCATCAAGTAACACGAACACCACTCTGCGATTTTCCTTGTTCACCTCTCGTTTCACGTACTGCTTATTCTCCAACTTTTGAATGAACTGGCTGGCTGCACTTGGGGTTCCATTGATGATTTCTGCTACTTCATTCATCGTCAATTGTTGTTTTTTCTCTATTATGCTTAGAACGAGAGATTGTTTCTGGGATAACTCATTTTCGTCTAGTAGCTTTTTGTATTCGTTGATAAAAACAAATTTGATGTCTTCAGAAAAACGATTGGCTTCAATGAGAATTTGCTTTAGGTCCATGGAAGTTCTCCTTTCTTAAGAAGAATAAATAATTTATTTACATTAATTATTAAGTACACTTAAATATTACACCATATTTTACCTTGAATCTATATAAAATATGGAAATGTTTTCAACAAAAAAAACTGAGGACCTTTTATGGTCTCCAGCTTGCAGTTGATATTAGTCGAGATCCTCCTTTAAAGGCTTTAACTGTTCTGTTTCAAATAAATATTTTAAAAGACTGTTGCAGTCATCTGTCTGATATACCAACTCTTCCGTATTAAATACAAAAATTGATGGGTCTTCAATGGAAGAAAGTGACCGCTTCATGGTGATCTGGTCAATTAAAGCGAAATCATCTTTTTGTGGGTTTTTAAAGGGGGTGCTGAACGCTTCATCTCCTATGACCAAAAGCGAAAATTTGTCCTCCTTTTTGGATAACCAGTCTTTATTCAGAAGAACTTTATCGGGTTCTTCAAGCACCTCGACCTTTTCCACGACTTGCTGATAAGGAAGCTCCTTACTCACATTCCCCACTTCTAGTTGAATGTTTTGGCCCACTCGGATAAATGTATCCGTTAGTGAAAAAGGATGGTCATCCACATAAATGAACCCTAATTCCCGATCCACTTTCGTTACGATCCCTTCGATCGTCTCTCTACTTACAAACGTGTGGTCTTTAATATATTGCAATAATTCTTCTTCAGAATCTGTTCGAAAAACTTCTTTTTCTTCATAAAACAGGAGATACAATGGGCCACTTTCTATTTGTAGCTCTCGATAATAATTCTTGGCCATTTCTATATGAACATATCCCTTATACTCCATCAAAAAATTCGGAGAAGCTTCGGAAATTTGTTGATGAATCGTTGTATTCAACTCTGAGTCACCATTGTATACACCGAGCAAGGAATAAAACCCCTTGTTAACGGGTAAATATTCTTTTTCTGGAGCTACAGGCTCAACGTTTAAAGGAACAATATACTCCGCTCGCTTACCATTTTTCCAGAAAGCTTTTAAAGAAAGAGTCAGGACGCTTGGATAATTCCCTAAAAAGCTAACACTTTCATCATTAAACATACTAGGAATCGGATATGTACCATTGCCGGTGGGGTCGTACGCCCCTTTTGCTATATACAAAGGTTCCTTTCCTTCTGGGAAATCAATATGAAGTTGATCTCGGTACGCCACTCGTTTAAAATTGACGTCTTTAAGGTCAGCCAATTCCTTTATTACCTCACCGTCATTCCAGGTATAGGACCCATGAAATACTTGTGTTTTCTGTTCACCTAAAGAAACGACGGGCACGGGTGGTTTCTCTTCTTTATACACCTTTTGCTTGTCAAAATAATACATCACTACAGTTACAATGCTTAATCCGACTAGCCATAGTAAAACCTTTTAATATTTTAGCTTTCTCTTCTCCTGCTCTTCCAACCTTTGTCCTCCTTAATTGAATTCTTCTTTAAGGATGCCGTATTGAGCCAAATCATAGTACTCGCCAAAGCGGGATGCATGCTGTCTCAAGGTTCCTTCGTATTTGAGACCGATTTTCTCCATGATTCTCCACGATCCTGGGTTGGTGGTAAAACTTTGCGCATAAATTCGATTGAGTTGGAGTACTTCAAATCCATATCGGAGAAGCGCCTTCGCGGCTTCGGTTCCGTAGCCTTGTCCCCAATAAGGCTTTCCGACCCAATACGCAAGCTCCCCGCGGTTAAAGGTAGAATGGATGCTGATGGCCATCAGTCCGATTAGCTCGTAGGTTTCTTTTTTTTGTGAGCGCGTATGTGACCAATTTCCCCTTGCACTCAGATTCTATTACACTATGTATAAATGCCAAGGCTGATCCCTTTGGATAGGGATGCGGAATATTCAGTGTCGTTTTCGCCACCTCGAAGTCTCCTGCTAATTCTTCAATGCGTTCGGCATCGGTTGCTTCTAGCTTTCTCAGGATTAATCTTTCGGTTGAAAGCGTCATAAGGACCACTCCTTTTGTAAAATTATGCTCCTAATACCCAGTGAAAGAGCTTTGTATAAGCAAAAGGCAGACTTATAGCAACGATGGATCCAACAGCCACGGAGGTACCACTGTACAAGAGGAGCAGTCGAAAACTAATTTCCTTTCGTTTATAACCGATATGTAACACTTTAATCATGAATGATACGGTCATCAGGATAATGAGGGCTGAAAAAATACTAGCAACGATAACAGGCATAAGGGACCGGACCTCCTTTAATGTAAATTTTACCACTTTCGTCCTTTGAAGAACATAATTAATGAGATTTTTATCAACAAAATGACCTAGTAATGGAATTATAGATACTAAAGGTAACTTAGTTCATTCATTTTACTATATTTTGGAATCCACACGTCCTAAATGCTAACTTAGTGATCTCATTCCACTAATTTCTGGAATCCATGGGCACCATATCTAATCTTAGTGACCACAGTCTACTAAATTTTGGAATACACAGGCACCATATCTAATTTTAGTGACCTCATTCTACTAAATTCTGGAATCGCTAGGCACTAAACTCA from Robertmurraya sp. FSL R5-0851 includes the following:
- a CDS encoding IS4 family transposase, with the protein product MDNIISNQTVFSKCLSFLPFEKFKGSSLDNGVKKLTTANLMRICVAMQLGNWKSYEETEERIRAMDGTEELFGLTSISASQLSRRVNALPSVLPRQLFLDAVTQLNKLTSNRKGIPSLGRLHLVDSSSLLLGPTLGKWTYFTKHSNCVKLHTRIVITDPGTAYPDMVIPSTGNVDDREVMLNLVVDPHATHVMDRGYVDYKKMDHWVENRIPFAMRIQAGHKANMIKSYEVPDGSRVKLDALVVMGSSFRSMEQPLRLVEFMDEEGKEYRVVTNRWDLKAEEVTELYRHRWMIELFFKWMKQHLRLVKLQSTQPQGIWNQIFFAMAAYCVTLYVRLVEDNKKTTWKVLTLLRVHAERTWESFLNELHRLPQRTSKGRQKSHHPPNEIELHDAGVAIVKQVGVSTSSMAKYKKQRK
- a CDS encoding CPBP family glutamic-type intramembrane protease, which translates into the protein MSIFYWMVLLFLMAYEPVYGYFDYQKFKRRVAQYPLERVKYYKKVMLGLWIPTVLILTITAFGPLNFQDIGFKGITINTSTLGPWVTYCSFGLAGIYLVSLIYYLVGSKVSIKMRADIAELKKREHEKIAFKDILPHSKEDKRVWTYVSWTAGITEEIIYRGFLIFALFQLFPGLSIWPVLIFSSLIFGLAHTYQGILNVIKTSLIGLFFAILYIGLDSIVPLIILHFLIDYVGKIGDDGE
- a CDS encoding MarR family transcriptional regulator, translating into MDLKQILIEANRFSEDIKFVFINEYKKLLDENELSQKQSLVLSIIEKKQQLTMNEVAEIINGTPSAASQFIQKLENKQYVKREVNKENRRVVFVLLDEKGEAFFNEMTAIDERVLEKYFLQLPEEDIIKYHEILKKLHQIVVRGGGG
- a CDS encoding GNAT family N-acetyltransferase; translated protein: MAISIHSTFNRGELAYWVGKPYWGQGYGTEAAKALLRYGFEVLQLNRIYAQSFTTNPGSWRIMEKIGLKYEGTLRQHASRFGEYYDLAQYGILKEEFN
- a CDS encoding GNAT family N-acetyltransferase produces the protein MTLSTERLILRKLEATDAERIEELAGDFEVAKTTLNIPHPYPKGSALAFIHSVIESECKGKLVTYALTKKRNLRANRTDGHQHPFYL